From one Lolium rigidum isolate FL_2022 chromosome 4, APGP_CSIRO_Lrig_0.1, whole genome shotgun sequence genomic stretch:
- the LOC124708098 gene encoding ATP-dependent DNA helicase Q-like SIM, producing the protein MEASSVGADVSADHVIAELLEMGFEFDKISEAIGVVGPCRADVVEFMLNGSGTEQRRPSGGSQRRCPDRSARLANPRGKFKQSSITDHIASTTGGKPVSRGGEPSTSYSCLSASTDPAVAAAVCSKSKPEPQFSLDNLRGEFNRTDKISAVLQKHFGFSCVKGFQKEALDAWFAHKDCLVLAATGSGKSLCFQIPALLTSKIVVVISPLISLMHDQCLKLAKHGISACFLGSGQPDNRVEGKAMAGNYKIVYVCPETILRLMEPLKKLAEKPGIALFAIDEVHCVSKWGHDFRPDYRRLSVLRENFCSNKLKFLEHDIPLMALTATATFHVREDILKSLKMSEHTVVVLTSFFRPNLRFTVKHSKTSASSYGQDFQELIGTYNASRNFRGKGQQILHEVEPESESSSYDSLDDSASDDEEEVPDIKKNKLAKSLVKENTEHELDQYPGVDDFDVSCGEFLESSRPEIFAPPVPSHETSSTESFDQGPTIVYVPTRKGTVELANYLCKSGLKAAAYNAKMPRAHLRQVHEQFHCNALEVVVATIAFGMGIDKSNVRRIIHYGLPQSLEAYYQEAGRAGRDGKLSDCTLYCNFVRTPTLLPNKRSDEQTRAAYRMLRDCFHYALNTSTCRAKILVKYFGEELGLEGCQMCDVCINGPPQMHDFKEEAAVFMNVLQSQTGQATEGMNYNSTDCYRSGRRNFGEVPDFRTAVSFIREKLPRFATTDKIWWQGLARILEDMGYIQEAAEIPRVIIQNPEPTRAGLIFLSSQPNEEGLYAYPDAATLLAMTHPKSLSSSAEWGRGWADPEIRRQRLAGKTGRRKRKRGSRKQPTGFTTAKERLSAILSKSKRRR; encoded by the exons ATGGAAGCCAGTTCCGTCGGCGCTGACGTATCTGCCGACCACGTCATCGCCGAGTTGCTCGAGATGGGGTTCGAGTTCGACAAGATCAGCGAGGCGATTGGGGTCGTGGGACCGTGCCGTGCTGATGTGGTGGAGTTCATGCTGAATGGGTCTGGCACTGAGCAGAGAAGGCCGAGTGGGGGATCGCAGAGGCGCTGTCCTGACAGGAGCGCTAGACTGGCTAATCCCAGGGGCAAATTTAAGCAGTCCAGTATTACCGATCACATCGCCTCAACCACTGGCGGTAAACCGGTGTCTCGTGGCGGGGAACCGAGTACCTCGTATTCTTGTTTATCAGCCTCCACCGACCCTGCAGTGGCTGCTGCTGTCTGTTCCAAATCAAAGCCTGAACCTCAGTTTTCACTTGATAATTTAAGAGGCGAGTTTAACCGGACTGACAAAATTAGTGCTGTTTTGCAAAAGCATTTCGGCTTCTCGTGCGTCAAGGGTTTCCAAAAGGAAGCCCTGGATGCTTGGTTTGCTCACAAGGATTGCCTTGTTCTAGCGGCAACTGGATCAG GAAAGTCCCTTTGCTTCCAGATCCCAGCTCTTTTGACTTCGAAGATTGTAGTGGTCATCTCACCCTTGATTAGTCTAATGCACGATCAGTGCCTTAAACTTGCAAAACATGGGATATCAGCATGCTTCCTTGGATCAGGGCAGCCAGATAATCGTGTTGAGGGCAAAGCGATGGCTGGCAACTATAAGATTGTTTATGTTTGCCCTGAGACAATTTTAAG ACTGATGGAACCGTTGAAGAAACTTGCAGAAAAGCCAGGGATTGCACTTTTTGCCATAGATGAAGTTCACTGTGTTTCTAAATGGGGTCATGATTTCCGACCTGACTATAG GAGATTGTCTGTGCTTCGAGAAAACTTCTGTTCCAATAAATTGAAGTTCTTGGAACATGATATTCCTTTGATGGCATTGACTGCTACTGCAACTTTCCATGTACGAGAAGACATCCTCAAGTCCTTGAAAATGTCAGAACATACAGTGGTTGTCTTGACGTCCTTTTTCCGGCCAAACCTTCGATTTACT GTAAAGCACAGTAAAACCTCTGCCTCATCATATGGACAGGACTTTCAAGAACTTATAGGGACTTACAATGCTTCAAGGAATTTCAGGGGGAAAGGCCAGCAAATTCTTCATGAAGTTGAGCCTGAGTCTGAAAGCAGTTCATATGACTCTCTGGATGATAGTGCAtcagatgacgaagaggaagttcCTGACATTAAAAAAAATAAACTTGCCAAGTCTCTGGTAAAAGAAAACACCGAACATGAGCTGGATCAGTATCCAGGAGTAGATGATTTTGATG TTTCATGTGGGGAGTTCCTTGAAAGCTCGCGGCCTGAGATCTTTGCACCTCCTGTGCCATCCCATGAAACTAGTTCAACAGAAAGTTTTGATCAAGGTCCTACAATTGTGTATGTACCCACGAGGAAAGGAACTGTGGAACTAGCTAACTATCTGTGTAAATCAGGCCTCAAAGCTGCAGCGTATAATGCAAAG ATGCCTAGAGCACATTTGAGGCAGGTGCATGAGCAGTTCCATTGCAATGCCTTAGAG GTTGTTGTGGCTACAATAGCATTTGGCATGGGAATTGACAAGTCAAATGTCAGGAGAATTATTCACTATGGTTTACCACAG AGTTTGGAAGCGTATTATCAAGAAGCTGGTCGTGCTGGTAGAGATGGAAAGTTGTCAGATTGCA CTCTATATTGTAATTTTGTGAGAACACCAACACTGCTTCCTAACAAAAGAAGTGATGAACAGACAAGGGCAGCATACAGGATGCTACGAGATTGCTTTCA CTATGCTTTGAACACTTCAACATGCAGAGCCAAAATTCTAGTAAagtactttggggaggaacttggTCTTGAAGGATGTCAAAT GTGCGACGTTTGTATTAATGGCCCTCCTCAAATGCATGATTTCAAGGAAGAAGCAGCTGTGTTCATGAATGTGCTCCAATCTCAAACT GGACAGGCAACTGAAGGTATGAATTACAACAGTACAGACTGTTACAGATCTGGAAGACGAAATTTTGGGGAGGTACCTGATTTCAGAACGGCAGTCAGTTTTATACGAGAGAAG CTTCCTAGGTTTGCCACGACAGACAAGATATGGTGGCAAGGTCTTGCTCGTATTTTAGAGGACATGGGATACATACAGGAAGCGGCTGAAATT CCTCGTGTCATAATCCAGAATCCAGAGCCAACAAGAGCCGGCTTAATTTTTCTGAGTTCACAGCCAAATGAGGAAGGCTTATACGCATACCCTGATGCCGCTACATTACTGGCGATGACTCACCCAAAGTCCTTATCTTCTTCCGCTGAGTGGGGCAGGGGTTGGGCAGATCCTGAGATACGCCGCCAGCGTCTTGCGGGCAAGACGGgaagaaggaaaaggaagaggggttctcGGAAGCAGCCCACGGGTTTCACCACTGCAAAAGAGAGGCTATCAGCGATACTCTCGAAGTCGAAGCGCAGAAGGTAA